A window of Sutcliffiella cohnii contains these coding sequences:
- a CDS encoding iron-sulfur cluster biosynthesis family protein has product MNVTFTEKALVKINEKFNGNDNKWLKIKYDTEGCGCVVSGVSALWITPEKEEDDIVVESNVEGLLMEKSKLVFFDEDMTVDFVDSANSFMLKCPSQILNPRMSLRVVGG; this is encoded by the coding sequence GTGAACGTAACTTTTACAGAAAAAGCACTTGTTAAAATAAATGAAAAATTTAATGGCAATGATAATAAATGGCTTAAAATAAAATATGATACTGAAGGCTGTGGGTGTGTTGTAAGTGGAGTATCCGCGTTATGGATTACTCCTGAGAAAGAAGAGGATGATATTGTTGTGGAGTCTAATGTGGAAGGGCTATTAATGGAAAAATCGAAACTTGTCTTTTTTGACGAAGATATGACCGTTGATTTTGTAGACTCAGCGAACAGCTTTATGCTCAAATGTCCTAGCCAAATTTTAAACCCACGCATGTCATTAAGAGTAGTCGGAGGATAA
- a CDS encoding NUDIX hydrolase has protein sequence MIRQAVGAIAKRENGDILLVEKVKWHDKNGNKINTTAEWDIPKGGVKSEDESLQQALIRELKEETGSAEWEIVSQYDAKIQFTFPTSIQEKIGYKGQSTTLFHVVYTGNNDVFTPIDTEIKSCRWVSKENIVDIIAHEETKHFLTKYVL, from the coding sequence TTGATTAGACAAGCTGTAGGGGCGATAGCGAAAAGAGAAAATGGCGATATTTTACTAGTAGAAAAAGTTAAATGGCATGATAAAAATGGAAATAAAATTAACACTACTGCTGAGTGGGATATACCAAAAGGTGGCGTCAAAAGTGAAGATGAATCACTACAACAGGCGCTTATTAGAGAGTTAAAAGAAGAAACTGGATCTGCCGAATGGGAAATTGTATCACAATATGATGCGAAGATTCAGTTTACTTTTCCAACTTCTATTCAAGAAAAGATTGGTTACAAAGGTCAGAGCACGACATTGTTTCATGTCGTGTATACGGGTAATAATGACGTGTTTACACCAATTGATACAGAAATAAAAAGCTGTCGATGGGTTTCTAAAGAAAACATAGTCGATATAATAGCGCATGAAGAAACGAAGCATTTTTTAACTAAATATGTTTTATGA
- a CDS encoding NarK family nitrate/nitrite MFS transporter has product MARITEWNPENKDFWEREGKRHARRNLWISVFTLLLAFVIWQMWSVVAVRLNDIGFQYTDEQLFTLAAIPGLIGASLRFIYTFAVGKFGGRNWVVFSTGVLAIPAIGIGFAVQNPDTPYSVMLILAALCGLGGGNFSSSLANISFFYPKKEKGTALGINGGLGNMGVSVVQFVTPLVITIGTFSFIGGEGQVLPDGSQVWLQNAAFVWVLPIIIMTIVAYFGMDNLPNTKQSVAEQFVIVKRKHTWIMTWLYVATFGSFIGYSAAFPLLLKSTFPQYVGLAFLGAFLAASFRPVGGWLSDKFGGAKVTTFVLITMSIGALLVIYFLGQQFFTGFLLSFLLLFIAAGIGSGSTFQMIPIIFPAKEAAPVLGFTAAFAAYGSFFIPKLFGWSMATSGTPATALYFFIAFYAISILLNIYYYNRKNAEVKC; this is encoded by the coding sequence ATGGCACGTATAACAGAATGGAACCCAGAAAATAAAGATTTTTGGGAAAGAGAAGGGAAGCGACATGCAAGGCGTAACCTTTGGATATCTGTTTTTACATTATTATTAGCGTTTGTTATTTGGCAGATGTGGTCAGTAGTTGCAGTTCGGTTAAATGATATAGGGTTTCAGTATACAGATGAGCAATTATTTACGCTAGCAGCCATTCCAGGATTAATTGGGGCATCGTTACGATTTATTTATACATTCGCTGTTGGAAAGTTCGGCGGGCGAAACTGGGTTGTATTTTCTACAGGTGTATTAGCTATCCCAGCCATTGGTATCGGATTTGCTGTTCAAAACCCAGATACACCATATTCGGTTATGCTAATTCTTGCAGCTCTTTGTGGTTTAGGGGGAGGTAATTTCTCTTCTTCTTTAGCGAATATTAGCTTTTTCTACCCTAAAAAAGAAAAAGGAACAGCGTTAGGTATTAACGGTGGACTCGGAAATATGGGGGTATCAGTTGTACAGTTTGTTACTCCATTAGTTATTACGATCGGAACTTTCTCATTTATCGGTGGAGAAGGTCAAGTGTTACCGGATGGATCACAAGTTTGGTTACAAAATGCAGCGTTCGTTTGGGTATTACCTATTATAATTATGACGATTGTTGCGTATTTTGGAATGGATAACTTACCTAATACGAAACAATCTGTAGCAGAACAATTTGTTATTGTGAAAAGAAAGCATACGTGGATCATGACTTGGTTATATGTTGCGACATTCGGTTCATTTATTGGGTACTCAGCAGCATTTCCACTATTACTAAAAAGTACGTTCCCACAATATGTTGGTTTAGCCTTTTTAGGAGCATTTTTAGCCGCGTCGTTTAGACCGGTTGGTGGTTGGTTATCAGATAAGTTTGGAGGAGCAAAAGTAACAACATTTGTTCTAATCACGATGTCTATAGGGGCATTGCTAGTTATTTACTTCCTTGGACAACAATTTTTCACTGGTTTCTTACTTTCGTTTTTACTATTATTCATTGCAGCAGGTATAGGTTCTGGTTCTACGTTCCAGATGATACCTATCATTTTCCCAGCAAAAGAAGCAGCGCCAGTTCTTGGATTTACTGCAGCATTTGCAGCTTATGGATCATTCTTTATTCCAAAATTGTTCGGTTGGTCAATGGCTACGTCAGGAACACCAGCTACTGCGTTATATTTCTTTATCGCTTTTTACGCAATTTCTATTCTATTAAATATTTATTACTATAACCGTAAAAACGCAGAAGTAAAATGCTAA
- a CDS encoding RNA polymerase sigma factor: MIEKAKAGNEQAFTFLIETYKNYVYQVIYPVLRNEKDAEDALQEVWMKLFDALPQYTGQGFKTWLARIAMNHAIDMRRKKQRLREVVEEQLETEKVEDTEKLLLKKESKEVVHRRLQEMPENYRDVITAYYIREKSYKEIAHEQNIEVKTVETKLYRARVWMKKHWKEEDFS; this comes from the coding sequence ATGATAGAAAAGGCAAAAGCGGGGAATGAACAAGCTTTTACCTTTTTAATAGAAACATATAAAAATTACGTATATCAAGTTATTTATCCAGTTTTACGAAACGAAAAAGATGCAGAGGACGCACTACAAGAAGTATGGATGAAGCTATTTGACGCTCTTCCCCAATATACAGGTCAAGGCTTCAAAACGTGGTTAGCTCGTATTGCCATGAACCATGCCATTGATATGAGGCGGAAGAAACAGCGGTTACGGGAAGTGGTAGAAGAACAGCTAGAAACGGAAAAGGTAGAAGACACTGAAAAACTACTATTAAAAAAAGAGAGTAAAGAAGTTGTTCATCGTAGATTGCAAGAAATGCCAGAAAATTACCGAGATGTTATAACAGCCTATTACATACGTGAAAAAAGTTATAAAGAAATTGCCCATGAACAAAACATAGAAGTGAAAACAGTCGAAACGAAGTTATACCGAGCAAGAGTATGGATGAAGAAGCATTGGAAGGAGGAAGATTTTTCGTGA
- the pflB gene encoding formate C-acetyltransferase — translation MNYPQNFRKGNWNKEIDVRDFIQQNFLPYDGDETFLAQATERTESLWKKVMELTKEERERGGVYNLDTEIVSTITSHGPAYLDKDSETIVGFQTDEAFKRSLQPYGGIRMAATALESYGYEIDKEVDNFFTKHRKTHNQGVFDAYTDEMKVARKVGIITGLPDAYGRGRIIGDYRRVALYGIDFLIEDKKKDLKDTGSRMTEDIIRLREEISEQIRALQELKELASIYGYDISEPAQTAKEAFQWLYFGYLAAIKEQNGAAMSLGRVSTFLDIYIENDIREGRLTEEEAQELVDHFVMKLRLVKFARTPEYNDLFSGDPTWVTESIGGIGLDGRPLVTKSSFRFIHTLTNLGPAPEPNLTILWSTQLPENFKRFCSNMSIKTSSIQYENDDLMRLEYGDDYGIACCVSAMRIGKQMQFFGARANLAKALLYAINGGVDEKAKIQVAPKFEKIQGEYLDYNEVMSKYDQVLDWLAELYINTLNIIHYMHDKYNYERIEMALHDKDVLRTMATGIAGLSVVADSLSAIKHSKVKVIRDENGIAVDYVVEGDYPQYGNNDERVDSIAVEVVKSFMKKLKKHETYRNSMTTMSILTITSNVVYGKKTGNTPDGRRDGEPFAPGANPLHGRDKKGALASLNSVSKLPYHHALDGISNTFSIVPKALGKEEDTQITNLVAILDGYADKKGHHLNINVFDRETLLDAMEHPELYPQLTIRVSGYAVNFIKLTREQQLDVINRTFHESLGS, via the coding sequence ATGAACTATCCTCAAAATTTCCGCAAAGGAAACTGGAATAAAGAAATTGATGTAAGAGATTTTATCCAACAAAACTTTTTACCTTATGATGGAGATGAAACGTTTTTAGCACAGGCTACAGAACGTACAGAGAGCTTATGGAAGAAAGTAATGGAACTTACGAAAGAAGAACGTGAAAGAGGCGGTGTATACAATTTAGATACAGAGATCGTATCTACTATCACTTCTCACGGCCCAGCTTATTTAGATAAAGATAGTGAAACAATTGTTGGCTTCCAAACAGATGAAGCATTCAAGCGATCTTTACAACCTTATGGCGGTATAAGAATGGCAGCAACTGCCTTAGAGTCATACGGATACGAAATTGATAAGGAAGTAGATAATTTCTTCACCAAACATCGAAAAACACATAACCAAGGTGTATTCGATGCCTATACAGATGAAATGAAAGTAGCTAGAAAAGTAGGAATTATTACTGGTTTACCAGATGCTTACGGTCGCGGAAGAATTATTGGAGACTATCGTAGAGTTGCACTTTATGGAATAGACTTCCTTATTGAAGATAAGAAAAAAGATTTAAAAGACACAGGCTCTAGAATGACGGAAGATATTATCCGTTTAAGAGAAGAAATTTCTGAACAGATTCGTGCACTGCAAGAACTAAAGGAACTTGCAAGTATTTATGGATATGATATTTCGGAGCCAGCTCAAACAGCTAAAGAGGCTTTTCAATGGCTATACTTCGGATATTTAGCAGCTATTAAAGAACAAAATGGAGCAGCAATGAGCCTAGGTCGAGTATCTACTTTCTTAGATATTTATATTGAAAATGATATTCGCGAAGGTAGATTAACAGAAGAAGAAGCTCAAGAACTAGTAGATCATTTCGTTATGAAGTTACGTTTAGTGAAGTTTGCTAGAACGCCAGAATACAATGACTTATTTAGTGGAGATCCAACGTGGGTTACTGAGTCTATCGGTGGTATTGGATTAGACGGCAGACCGCTTGTTACAAAGTCATCCTTCCGTTTTATTCACACATTAACGAACTTAGGTCCTGCTCCAGAGCCTAACTTAACGATTCTTTGGTCTACACAACTACCTGAAAACTTTAAGCGTTTTTGTTCTAACATGTCTATTAAAACAAGCTCTATTCAATACGAAAATGATGATTTAATGAGACTTGAATATGGTGACGATTACGGCATCGCTTGTTGTGTATCTGCAATGAGAATTGGTAAGCAAATGCAGTTCTTCGGAGCTAGAGCGAACTTAGCAAAAGCTTTACTATACGCTATTAACGGTGGCGTAGATGAAAAAGCAAAAATACAAGTTGCACCGAAGTTTGAGAAAATACAAGGCGAGTATTTAGATTACAACGAAGTAATGTCTAAATATGATCAAGTGCTCGATTGGTTAGCAGAACTTTACATTAATACGTTAAATATCATTCATTACATGCATGATAAATACAACTATGAAAGAATTGAAATGGCGCTGCATGATAAAGACGTTTTACGTACAATGGCTACTGGTATTGCTGGTTTATCCGTCGTTGCTGACTCGTTAAGTGCTATTAAACATTCTAAAGTTAAAGTAATTCGTGATGAAAATGGCATTGCTGTTGATTATGTAGTAGAAGGAGATTATCCTCAATACGGTAACAACGACGAGAGAGTTGACTCTATCGCGGTAGAAGTTGTGAAGAGCTTTATGAAAAAGTTAAAGAAACATGAGACGTACCGTAATTCAATGACAACGATGTCAATCTTAACGATTACTTCTAACGTAGTGTACGGGAAGAAAACTGGGAATACTCCGGACGGTCGTCGAGATGGCGAGCCATTCGCACCAGGGGCTAACCCATTACATGGTCGTGATAAGAAAGGAGCCCTTGCTTCTTTAAATTCTGTATCCAAACTCCCTTACCATCACGCATTAGACGGTATATCTAACACGTTCTCTATCGTTCCGAAAGCGTTAGGGAAAGAAGAAGATACTCAAATTACTAACTTAGTAGCTATTCTTGATGGCTATGCAGACAAAAAAGGGCACCACTTAAATATTAACGTATTTGATCGCGAAACTTTACTAGATGCAATGGAACATCCAGAATTGTATCCACAGTTAACCATTCGTGTATCAGGTTATGCCGTTAACTTTATTAAACTAACAAGAGAACAGCAATTAGACGTTATTAATCGTACATTCCATGAGTCATTAGGTTCTTAA
- a CDS encoding ABC transporter substrate-binding protein yields MNTLIQFLILRSKWNNIEENQPIPVTLTEIAEILNCSVRNVKYILKSFISNDWIIWIPGMGRGNPSKITFRQSNRDIIEEEVKKIMKENKAEKLMVLLQLEELQEKERKYLLDILLYREKNNDTYSKDTLHLPVYRQIHQLSPSLVTRRTELHLIRHLYSTLIGIDSERGIAEHWRIESDYKRFTFVLRKGVKFHDDSTLTAEDVRYSLLKLKNTNFSWVVDEIKSIEILHDTKLVIQLFRSNYSFLSWLTLPCTSIIAANYTDRIIGTGPYYLSKHNESIVILKAFSNYFGYRPSTDEIKLIIVPVIYKQYFDGQEVQNNNSDVIEKQVVSQIDVGCKYILLHTAALSKEERLSLIQKINIPQMIASLKENRQEVATTLLRGINHSLTDQAFPNCLPSTVSIRTYKGAGNEKDMGWLCKQWEESGVRVNGTLVDYSQLYDGKTDVILTEISGEDSLETTLFSFILNKDSPLQLVLSPKRLKEIREIVGNVIQINDQEKRWEELSHVHNDLIEEGVLVPLFRWNQIVKVPTSFAKLSLNSYGWLNFSELVNEM; encoded by the coding sequence ATGAATACACTTATTCAGTTTTTAATACTTAGAAGCAAATGGAACAATATTGAAGAAAACCAACCTATTCCGGTAACGCTTACCGAAATAGCAGAAATATTAAACTGTTCTGTACGAAATGTAAAATATATATTAAAATCATTTATTTCGAACGATTGGATTATATGGATTCCGGGTATGGGGAGGGGAAATCCATCAAAGATTACATTCCGACAATCTAATCGTGACATTATCGAAGAAGAAGTTAAAAAGATAATGAAAGAAAATAAAGCGGAAAAGTTAATGGTGTTACTACAACTAGAAGAGTTACAGGAGAAAGAAAGAAAATATCTATTAGACATACTGCTATATAGAGAAAAAAACAATGATACTTATTCAAAAGATACTCTTCATTTACCGGTATATCGACAAATTCATCAACTATCCCCTAGCCTTGTCACAAGAAGAACGGAGCTACACTTAATTCGACATTTGTATTCAACGCTAATTGGTATAGATAGTGAACGGGGAATAGCAGAGCATTGGAGAATCGAAAGTGATTATAAGCGATTTACGTTTGTTTTACGAAAGGGTGTTAAATTTCATGATGATTCCACTCTTACCGCCGAAGATGTACGCTATTCATTGTTGAAGTTAAAGAATACGAATTTTAGTTGGGTTGTAGATGAAATAAAATCAATCGAAATCCTACATGATACCAAACTAGTCATACAATTGTTTCGTTCTAATTATTCCTTTTTAAGCTGGTTAACCTTACCGTGTACATCCATTATAGCTGCTAACTATACAGATAGAATTATAGGAACCGGCCCTTATTATTTAAGCAAACATAATGAAAGTATCGTTATCTTAAAAGCATTCTCCAATTATTTTGGTTATCGACCATCTACGGATGAAATTAAACTAATCATTGTACCGGTCATCTACAAACAGTATTTTGATGGTCAAGAGGTTCAAAACAATAATAGTGATGTGATAGAAAAACAAGTCGTTAGTCAAATAGATGTGGGCTGTAAATATATTTTGTTACATACTGCAGCCCTCTCCAAGGAGGAACGTCTCAGTTTAATACAAAAGATAAATATCCCACAAATGATAGCGAGTCTAAAAGAAAATAGACAGGAGGTAGCTACTACACTACTTAGAGGGATAAATCATAGTTTAACGGATCAAGCTTTTCCTAATTGTTTACCTTCAACCGTTAGCATTCGAACGTATAAGGGAGCAGGTAACGAAAAGGACATGGGATGGTTATGCAAACAGTGGGAAGAAAGTGGTGTACGCGTTAACGGTACATTAGTTGATTATTCACAGCTTTATGACGGAAAAACGGACGTAATATTAACAGAGATAAGTGGTGAGGATAGTTTAGAGACTACTTTATTTTCATTCATTTTAAATAAGGACAGCCCGCTCCAATTAGTGTTATCACCTAAAAGGTTAAAGGAGATAAGAGAGATAGTGGGTAACGTTATCCAAATAAATGATCAAGAAAAACGGTGGGAGGAACTTTCACACGTACATAATGACCTGATCGAGGAAGGGGTCCTTGTACCGTTGTTTAGGTGGAATCAAATAGTGAAAGTTCCCACTTCATTCGCAAAATTAAGTTTAAATTCATATGGATGGCTCAATTTTTCTGAACTTGTTAATGAAATGTAA
- a CDS encoding DUF2552 family protein produces MKGKLNSLKNIALSKTWASFINQNHPYSLMHWSIGGAQAEEKDVWLLQDEVTFEVQEFPTIDEAIDWISNNMDDITDVLG; encoded by the coding sequence ATGAAAGGTAAGTTGAACTCGTTAAAAAATATTGCCCTATCTAAAACGTGGGCATCGTTTATAAATCAGAATCACCCGTATAGTTTAATGCATTGGTCGATTGGTGGGGCACAAGCTGAAGAAAAAGATGTATGGTTACTTCAAGACGAAGTAACATTTGAAGTACAAGAGTTCCCAACGATAGATGAAGCGATTGATTGGATAAGTAACAATATGGACGACATTACAGATGTTTTAGGGTAA
- a CDS encoding class I SAM-dependent methyltransferase: MTLVDVKLVIGAGGYNNNPSWIHTEEETLSLLDETTWSAQFNKNSISAIVAEHVWEHLSFDEGVIAANICYKYLKSSGYIRCAVPDGFFPNEEYQNIVKVGGPGPKEHPASSHKFVHTYKTLSHIFNSAGFAVKLLEYCDEKGVFHYTDWNESDGVIFRSKKIDPRNKDELVFPSLILDALKQ; this comes from the coding sequence ATGACCTTAGTTGATGTAAAACTAGTAATTGGTGCTGGCGGATACAATAACAACCCTAGCTGGATACATACGGAAGAAGAGACATTAAGTTTGCTAGATGAAACTACGTGGAGTGCACAGTTTAACAAGAATAGTATCTCAGCAATAGTAGCTGAGCATGTTTGGGAACATCTTTCGTTTGATGAAGGAGTAATAGCGGCAAACATTTGTTACAAATATTTAAAGTCCTCTGGTTACATTCGATGTGCCGTTCCAGATGGCTTCTTTCCAAATGAGGAGTACCAAAACATAGTAAAAGTGGGTGGACCTGGTCCTAAAGAACATCCTGCTTCGAGTCATAAATTCGTTCACACATATAAAACATTATCACATATATTTAACAGTGCAGGCTTTGCCGTCAAACTTCTAGAGTATTGTGATGAAAAAGGAGTATTTCACTATACGGATTGGAATGAAAGTGACGGTGTTATCTTTCGTTCTAAGAAGATAGACCCTAGAAATAAGGACGAGTTAGTCTTTCCTTCTCTCATTTTAGATGCATTAAAGCAATAA
- a CDS encoding DMT family transporter has translation MKKNKFFAILIAVFVTLLWASSYILNKIVFNESVIGPLTLSGLRYLIASISIATAIFMWRSFRHERERTDRIQLNWLQYMLLGFFGFFLAQGMQYVGQFFITPTQTSLILCLGNILIVLFIDVFWLKEIKNRAVYYFAFGVAISVLVYYYPWNLSLADIIGVLFVLLSSVGYAIHLSYSRHVIANKQMRVEDVVVKPMLIGAFLLLVIGFSMEPFPTLKLKSYFIILWLGVINGGVAFYLWGLTQKFLKAYESSMINNLILIEVALMDIWILHSSISITQAIAICFTAIFIILIQFVRTKAEGAH, from the coding sequence TTGAAAAAAAATAAATTTTTCGCCATATTAATTGCTGTATTTGTTACATTGTTATGGGCGTCGTCCTATATATTAAACAAAATAGTTTTTAATGAAAGTGTGATAGGTCCTCTTACTTTATCAGGTCTTCGATATTTAATCGCTTCTATTTCTATCGCGACCGCCATCTTCATGTGGAGGTCATTCCGTCATGAACGTGAGAGAACAGATAGGATACAATTGAACTGGCTACAATATATGTTGCTCGGTTTCTTCGGCTTTTTTCTAGCGCAAGGAATGCAATATGTAGGGCAATTTTTTATCACACCTACTCAAACTAGTTTGATACTTTGCTTAGGTAACATCTTAATTGTATTATTCATTGATGTTTTTTGGCTAAAGGAAATTAAAAACAGAGCAGTTTATTACTTTGCTTTCGGTGTCGCTATTAGTGTTCTTGTATATTACTATCCTTGGAATTTATCACTAGCAGATATAATCGGCGTACTTTTTGTTTTATTATCTAGCGTTGGATACGCAATTCATCTATCTTATTCAAGACATGTTATAGCGAATAAACAAATGCGGGTAGAAGATGTGGTTGTTAAGCCGATGCTTATTGGGGCTTTTCTACTTCTAGTTATTGGGTTTAGCATGGAACCTTTTCCAACTTTAAAACTAAAATCATACTTCATTATTTTATGGTTAGGAGTGATAAATGGAGGAGTTGCCTTTTATTTATGGGGACTTACACAGAAATTTTTAAAAGCTTACGAAAGTTCTATGATCAATAATTTAATTTTAATAGAAGTAGCATTGATGGATATATGGATATTACATTCTAGTATAAGTATTACACAAGCAATTGCGATATGTTTCACTGCGATATTTATCATCTTAATACAATTTGTAAGAACAAAAGCGGAAGGGGCTCACTAA
- a CDS encoding DMT family transporter has translation MAWFYLILAGLFEMGGVLMINKWHHDRKIISLLLLVLGFGFSFIFLAIAMETLPMGTAYAVWTGIGAAGGAILGMIFYNEPKDWKRIFFISLVIAATIGLKLIS, from the coding sequence ATGGCTTGGTTTTATTTAATATTGGCAGGTTTATTTGAAATGGGTGGTGTCTTAATGATTAATAAATGGCACCATGACCGAAAGATTATTTCTCTCCTTCTACTAGTACTTGGGTTTGGTTTTAGTTTTATTTTCCTAGCGATTGCGATGGAAACATTGCCGATGGGTACAGCGTATGCGGTATGGACTGGTATCGGTGCTGCAGGTGGAGCGATTTTAGGAATGATATTTTATAATGAACCGAAAGATTGGAAGAGAATATTTTTTATTAGTTTAGTAATTGCTGCAACGATTGGGTTAAAGTTAATATCATAA
- a CDS encoding anti-sigma factor family protein, producing MNHYTQEEWLAYIQDELSEDRRTILEDHLYSCDQCLHVYLEQLNYVSDTLPMLSEEEQNVVPIETKKMPFYQHSIFHYTVAAAITFLLLTSGMFHSMIGFASNIEESTVQNREEAVSKNVMNKALSFLELIERKHKEEK from the coding sequence GTGAATCATTACACACAAGAAGAGTGGCTAGCTTATATTCAAGATGAGTTGTCGGAAGATAGGAGAACTATTCTAGAAGATCATCTATACTCCTGTGACCAATGTTTACACGTATATTTAGAGCAACTAAACTATGTTTCGGATACGTTACCGATGTTATCGGAAGAAGAACAGAATGTGGTACCAATCGAAACGAAAAAGATGCCATTTTACCAACATTCTATCTTTCATTATACAGTGGCTGCAGCGATTACGTTTCTTTTACTTACATCTGGTATGTTCCATAGTATGATTGGTTTTGCTTCCAATATAGAGGAAAGTACAGTCCAAAATAGAGAAGAAGCAGTATCAAAAAATGTGATGAACAAAGCACTATCATTTCTTGAATTAATAGAAAGAAAACATAAGGAGGAAAAATAA
- the pflA gene encoding pyruvate formate-lyase-activating protein — MQGYIHSIETSGMVDGPGIRYVIFTQGCLLRCQFCHNPDTWEQKKGKLMSVDELIEDIETYLPYMKHSNGGVTVSGGEPLLQIDFVIALFKKCKELGIHTTVDTSAGCFSNSKRFLESLDELLKYTDLFLLDIKQINNEKHKELTSLPNTHILQFAKLLSDRNLPVWIRHVLVPTKTDDVQDLKELGEFIQTLTNVEKIEILPYHQMGVYKWEQLGIPYALKDVNPPNEELVKKAKELLGSI; from the coding sequence ATGCAAGGTTATATACACTCTATCGAAACGTCCGGCATGGTAGACGGTCCAGGTATTCGTTACGTTATTTTCACTCAAGGCTGTTTGTTAAGGTGTCAATTTTGCCATAACCCGGACACGTGGGAACAGAAAAAAGGAAAGCTTATGTCTGTGGACGAATTAATAGAAGATATTGAAACGTATCTTCCCTACATGAAACACTCAAACGGAGGAGTAACCGTAAGTGGTGGCGAACCGCTATTACAAATTGATTTCGTAATTGCATTATTTAAAAAATGTAAAGAGTTAGGAATTCATACAACGGTTGACACTTCTGCTGGTTGTTTCTCTAACTCTAAAAGATTTCTTGAATCATTGGATGAACTTCTAAAGTATACAGACCTATTTTTACTAGATATTAAGCAAATCAATAACGAAAAGCATAAAGAACTAACTTCATTACCAAACACCCATATTTTACAATTTGCCAAACTACTATCAGATAGAAATTTACCTGTATGGATTCGTCACGTGCTAGTTCCTACTAAAACAGATGATGTACAAGATTTAAAAGAGCTTGGTGAGTTTATTCAAACGCTAACGAATGTAGAAAAAATTGAAATACTTCCTTATCATCAAATGGGTGTATATAAATGGGAACAACTTGGGATTCCTTATGCCCTAAAAGATGTTAATCCACCGAATGAAGAATTAGTCAAAAAAGCGAAAGAACTATTAGGCAGTATATAA
- a CDS encoding CDGSH iron-sulfur domain-containing protein, translated as MAKVQIKVNDNGSLRVTGDVELIDADGNVFETKSTFSLCRCGLSEKKPFCDGNHKGQFDSCVRAKKVLDE; from the coding sequence GTGGCAAAAGTACAAATTAAAGTAAATGATAATGGCTCTTTACGTGTAACAGGCGATGTCGAGTTAATCGATGCAGATGGAAATGTGTTTGAAACGAAATCTACTTTTTCGTTATGTCGATGTGGCTTATCGGAGAAAAAACCTTTTTGTGACGGAAATCATAAAGGTCAATTTGACTCTTGCGTTCGCGCAAAAAAGGTACTAGATGAATAA
- a CDS encoding DMT family transporter, whose translation MNWNWTKVLIAAFFEVIWVIGLKHASQPLEWGVTIIAIAISFYLLINAGKELPVGTVYAVFVGLGTAGTVISEILFFQEPVHIGKLFFILLLLLGVIGLKMVTSEQKAEGGEM comes from the coding sequence ATGAATTGGAATTGGACGAAAGTTTTGATAGCCGCATTTTTTGAAGTGATTTGGGTTATTGGGTTGAAACATGCTAGTCAGCCACTAGAATGGGGCGTAACGATTATCGCGATTGCGATTAGTTTTTATTTACTAATAAACGCAGGTAAAGAATTGCCAGTTGGAACAGTTTATGCTGTATTTGTTGGACTAGGAACGGCAGGAACAGTCATATCAGAGATACTGTTCTTTCAAGAACCAGTTCATATAGGTAAGCTATTCTTTATACTATTACTGTTATTAGGTGTAATTGGGTTGAAAATGGTAACCTCAGAACAAAAAGCGGAAGGAGGAGAAATGTAA